From the Trichocoleus desertorum ATA4-8-CV12 genome, one window contains:
- a CDS encoding HAMP domain-containing protein, translated as MLPTAKQGWLRRVITRLGIGQKIGYGYAIALGVAALGTTIGFVVGDRFQHAALERHNQAEEEVRLLHRLQASILQARTHQQQLIPLTQDLPSLQDEYEHFLIHEAETERLWQRVQEHASSPYYQQDGHQEGIPQLLKTYEGIPETYFQRASQLVRPTTGANVSPEQLQALQKELLSFTNSAIALEFDGISDDLVDIINHAYEEAGQAKASLIAWESIRIQIIAASILLSSLIGSLLAFYTSRAITKPIKWVTAVAQRTVETSNFDLQAPVTTDDEVGILAASFNQLTQKVKMLLEEQQVAALQQQQMQAAQLIQSEKMSSLGRMVAGVAHEINNPVNFIYGNLEHANTYVNDLLALIDTYEREVPQPSPAVQAQAEEIDLEFLQEDLPKLLQSIKMGADRVRQIVLSLKNFSRLDEAEAHTVDLHACLDSTLLILGSRIKKGITVTRNYGDVPNIEGYSGLLYQVFMNLLSNAIDALEDQADANSPKQLIITTEQTDSNVVIIRFQDNGPGIDTETQHKIFEAFFTTKPRGVGTGLGLSISRQIVEEKHHGQLACHSAIGQGTTFEITLPIKLSNLSPEAIASSDRPHPAVIS; from the coding sequence ATGCTACCCACAGCAAAGCAGGGATGGTTGAGAAGAGTCATCACTCGTCTGGGCATTGGCCAAAAAATTGGCTATGGCTATGCGATCGCATTGGGTGTCGCTGCACTCGGTACTACGATAGGCTTTGTGGTTGGCGATCGCTTCCAGCATGCAGCTTTAGAGCGCCACAATCAGGCTGAAGAAGAAGTTCGGCTGCTCCACCGCTTGCAAGCCAGTATCCTTCAAGCTCGGACCCACCAACAACAACTTATTCCCTTAACCCAAGATCTACCTTCACTACAAGATGAATACGAGCACTTTTTGATTCATGAAGCTGAAACCGAACGTCTCTGGCAGCGAGTTCAAGAGCATGCCAGCAGTCCTTACTATCAACAGGATGGGCATCAAGAAGGCATTCCACAACTATTAAAGACTTATGAAGGGATACCAGAAACGTATTTTCAGCGAGCCAGTCAATTAGTACGACCAACAACCGGGGCTAATGTTTCGCCAGAACAGCTCCAAGCTTTGCAGAAAGAGCTTTTGAGCTTTACCAATAGTGCGATCGCCTTAGAGTTTGATGGTATCTCTGACGACCTAGTTGACATCATCAACCACGCCTACGAAGAAGCAGGGCAGGCAAAAGCCTCTTTGATTGCTTGGGAAAGCATCCGCATCCAAATTATTGCTGCCAGCATTCTTCTCTCCAGTTTGATTGGTAGTTTGCTGGCCTTCTATACCAGCCGTGCCATTACTAAACCCATTAAATGGGTGACAGCGGTAGCACAGCGGACTGTCGAAACCTCTAATTTCGACCTTCAAGCGCCCGTCACTACTGATGATGAAGTTGGCATTCTCGCCGCTTCCTTCAATCAGCTCACGCAAAAAGTGAAAATGCTGTTAGAGGAACAGCAGGTAGCAGCCTTGCAACAGCAACAAATGCAAGCAGCCCAACTGATCCAAAGCGAAAAAATGTCGAGTTTGGGCCGCATGGTGGCGGGAGTGGCCCACGAAATTAATAACCCGGTTAACTTTATCTACGGCAACCTGGAGCACGCCAACACCTATGTCAATGATTTGTTAGCTCTGATCGATACCTACGAGCGTGAGGTGCCTCAACCATCTCCAGCCGTGCAAGCTCAGGCTGAGGAGATAGACCTAGAGTTTTTGCAAGAAGATCTGCCTAAGCTGCTGCAATCAATCAAGATGGGAGCGGATCGAGTGCGGCAAATTGTCTTAAGCCTGAAGAACTTTTCTCGCTTGGATGAGGCCGAAGCGCATACGGTTGATTTACACGCTTGCCTCGACAGTACGCTGTTGATTTTGGGGAGCCGCATCAAGAAGGGAATTACTGTCACACGCAACTACGGAGATGTACCGAACATTGAGGGGTATAGCGGCCTCCTCTACCAAGTCTTTATGAATCTGCTGAGTAATGCGATCGATGCGTTGGAAGATCAAGCTGACGCCAATAGCCCCAAACAGTTAATCATTACAACCGAGCAAACCGACTCTAATGTGGTCATCATCCGCTTTCAGGATAACGGCCCTGGCATCGACACTGAAACCCAGCACAAAATTTTTGAGGCGTTCTTTACAACCAAACCCCGTGGTGTCGGCACGGGACTGGGA
- a CDS encoding ABC transporter ATP-binding protein, with amino-acid sequence MLQIDKLTKQYGQRQVLQGFSLHIRPGEIYGLLGPNGAGKTTTINILCNLLRADSGTIRISGQLVSEATKPLLGVAPQESLLYKSLTCEENLRFFAQIYGLSGKMRSQRVQHCLAAVGLADRAKSPAETLSGGMQRRLSMAIALVHQPKLVVLDEPTTGLDIEARYEIWDLIRQLQAQGITVLLTTHLLDEAERLCQRIGILKQGRLLAEGSLSELRQLIPAQEIVLVQTPEEELAIARAEQLGFTKRRYGRDLAFWLPQALELKEILAHFDGIPLDSIARQPVRLEHIYVEVTQNQRLPEVPQPNLLMQA; translated from the coding sequence GTGTTGCAAATCGACAAGCTCACCAAACAATACGGTCAGCGGCAGGTGCTACAAGGCTTTAGCCTGCATATTCGACCCGGAGAAATCTATGGCTTGCTTGGTCCTAACGGTGCTGGCAAGACCACAACGATCAATATTCTCTGCAACTTGCTCCGAGCCGACAGCGGCACGATTCGCATTAGTGGTCAGCTAGTTTCGGAAGCGACGAAGCCATTGTTAGGGGTGGCTCCCCAAGAAAGTTTGCTGTACAAGAGCTTGACTTGCGAGGAAAATCTCAGGTTTTTCGCTCAGATTTATGGCTTGTCAGGCAAAATGCGATCGCAGCGAGTGCAGCATTGTTTAGCAGCAGTGGGGCTGGCCGATCGCGCTAAAAGCCCCGCAGAAACCTTGAGCGGTGGGATGCAGCGGCGCTTAAGTATGGCGATCGCCTTAGTTCACCAACCCAAATTAGTGGTACTAGACGAACCCACCACCGGATTGGATATTGAAGCCCGCTACGAAATTTGGGACTTGATTCGGCAGTTACAGGCGCAAGGCATCACGGTACTACTGACCACGCATCTACTAGATGAGGCGGAGCGGCTTTGTCAGCGCATTGGCATTCTGAAGCAAGGGCGCTTGTTGGCTGAAGGCAGCTTAAGCGAGCTAAGGCAATTGATTCCAGCGCAAGAAATTGTGTTGGTACAAACGCCAGAAGAGGAGTTAGCGATCGCGCGAGCAGAGCAACTTGGTTTTACCAAGCGTCGTTACGGCAGAGATCTCGCTTTCTGGTTGCCGCAAGCTTTGGAACTGAAAGAAATCCTTGCCCACTTTGATGGCATTCCCCTCGACTCAATTGCCCGTCAGCCCGTGCGTTTAGAGCATATCTATGTAGAAGTGACGCAAAACCAAAGATTGCCTGAAGTGCCACAGCCCAATTTGCTGATGCAAGCTTAA
- a CDS encoding ABC transporter permease, with protein sequence MKYWRETLAIAQRIVLELVRRQRSLICWSIFPVSILLINGLILAERTQLSNAQAFEAAAPLTLVGAALFFSCLGGSIATVVAEREQQTLKRLAISPLSGTSYFLGIFLAYSLIGLGQTLLVYLVAAFAGAQFQGSLWLGGLIILLSIMTYVGGGFCLGTQFARRTEDVNALVSAFGVPLLILGGAFIPISFFPQVLLDVAQFNPIYHMNEALFGVAADGKGLEAIAPHFRVLVICAGVMVVAGWLSYQRMLQMERRL encoded by the coding sequence ATGAAGTATTGGCGAGAGACACTGGCAATTGCACAGCGAATTGTGCTGGAACTGGTACGGCGACAACGTAGCTTAATCTGCTGGAGTATCTTTCCAGTTTCGATTTTGTTGATCAACGGCTTAATCTTAGCGGAACGCACTCAACTCTCCAACGCTCAGGCTTTTGAAGCGGCTGCTCCTCTCACACTGGTCGGTGCTGCTTTGTTTTTTAGCTGTTTAGGCGGAAGCATTGCCACCGTTGTTGCCGAACGAGAACAACAAACCCTCAAGCGTTTGGCTATTTCTCCCCTCAGTGGCACCTCTTATTTCTTGGGCATTTTTTTGGCTTACAGCTTAATCGGCCTGGGGCAAACTCTGTTGGTCTACCTAGTGGCAGCTTTTGCGGGAGCGCAGTTTCAAGGTTCGCTGTGGTTGGGTGGGCTAATTATTCTGCTGAGTATCATGACTTATGTTGGTGGTGGGTTCTGCCTTGGAACTCAGTTTGCCCGCCGCACAGAAGATGTAAATGCCTTGGTGTCTGCCTTTGGGGTGCCTCTACTAATTCTGGGCGGTGCCTTTATCCCCATCAGCTTTTTCCCGCAAGTATTGTTAGATGTCGCCCAATTTAATCCGATTTACCACATGAATGAGGCGTTGTTTGGGGTAGCAGCGGATGGCAAAGGCTTAGAGGCGATCGCGCCTCACTTTCGCGTGCTGGTGATTTGTGCGGGAGTCATGGTGGTGGCGGGATGGCTCTCCTACCAACGCATGTTGCAGATGGAAAGGAGACTCTAA
- a CDS encoding DUF3493 domain-containing protein produces the protein MREPTPKTPTTPTKNPQKLSPEKYARLRAELKTPYKGVRQFIYITFGASGAIGAFLFLMQLLAGREVEAALPNLAVQLVVVALMVWLFRLEQRTRRKP, from the coding sequence ATGAGAGAGCCTACTCCTAAGACACCTACCACTCCAACTAAGAATCCTCAGAAACTGAGTCCAGAGAAATATGCGCGATTAAGAGCTGAACTCAAAACTCCTTATAAGGGGGTCAGGCAGTTTATCTACATCACCTTTGGAGCTTCTGGCGCGATCGGAGCCTTTCTCTTCCTAATGCAACTTCTAGCGGGACGAGAAGTAGAGGCAGCCCTACCCAACTTAGCGGTTCAACTAGTTGTTGTGGCCCTTATGGTTTGGTTGTTCCGCCTAGAGCAACGAACTAGGCGAAAACCTTAA
- a CDS encoding DUF1565 domain-containing protein, whose product MMTYQGSRIQQPTTHKMDTTPKAIASLQIGFTALLLWVGGTAILPAGANAQPSNHISTTAQQVAQIPAGATVLYVNPALGTDSSGAGSSEGAPYRSITYALQQAKSSTVVQLAPGSYTKDTGEVFPLVVKPGVILRGDEANKGQTVLVIGSGPYVSPTFASQNVTIRADRSSEVRGLTVTNPSSRGTALWVESTNPEIRNNTFSNSLRDGIFVTGTGAPTIADNVFTQNKGNGISLARAAQGEIRDNLFQSTGFGIAIGGTSAPTVEGNQVIQNTDGIIVSDSARPVLRKNVIESNTRDGVVAITNAQPDLGTAENPGNNTIQNNGRYDLYNATRSNTIVAVGNQINPQRISGPVDFVAADVTGGGPTASQFPDVQGHWAQAFIGALASQNIISGFPDGTYRPSAPVTRAQFAAIINKAFNPTAQRAAINFVDVGQSFWGYQAIQTAYRGGFLAGYPGGVFLPDQQIPRVQVLVSLANGLGYSATNTTALTRYYTDAAQIPNYAIAPVTAATQRNIVINYPTLNQLSPNREATRAEVAAFVYQALVNSGRVQPITSPYVVIGSQP is encoded by the coding sequence ATGATGACATATCAGGGTTCTCGGATTCAGCAACCCACTACTCATAAAATGGATACCACCCCCAAAGCGATCGCCTCCCTCCAGATTGGCTTCACTGCTTTATTGCTTTGGGTTGGAGGTACAGCGATTTTACCCGCCGGAGCCAACGCTCAACCTTCCAACCATATTTCTACAACAGCGCAGCAAGTTGCCCAGATTCCTGCCGGAGCTACAGTTCTCTACGTCAACCCTGCTTTAGGAACGGATAGCAGTGGTGCTGGCAGTAGTGAAGGAGCCCCGTATCGCAGTATCACTTACGCCTTACAACAAGCGAAGTCCAGCACTGTAGTTCAACTGGCACCGGGTAGCTATACCAAAGATACGGGGGAAGTTTTTCCCCTCGTCGTTAAGCCAGGTGTCATCTTACGAGGAGATGAAGCCAATAAAGGGCAAACAGTCTTGGTAATTGGCAGTGGTCCTTACGTCAGTCCTACCTTTGCTTCCCAGAACGTCACGATTCGAGCGGACAGAAGCAGTGAAGTTCGGGGCCTGACAGTTACCAATCCCAGCTCTCGCGGTACAGCGCTTTGGGTAGAGTCTACCAACCCTGAAATTAGAAATAACACCTTCTCTAACAGCTTACGAGATGGGATTTTTGTCACAGGCACTGGGGCTCCTACCATTGCCGATAACGTTTTTACTCAAAATAAAGGGAATGGTATTTCTCTGGCTCGTGCTGCTCAAGGTGAGATTCGAGACAACTTGTTTCAAAGCACAGGCTTTGGGATTGCCATTGGCGGCACCTCTGCGCCAACTGTAGAGGGCAACCAAGTGATTCAGAACACCGATGGCATCATAGTCTCTGACTCTGCTCGTCCGGTGCTGCGTAAAAACGTGATTGAGAGCAACACGAGAGATGGTGTAGTGGCAATTACCAATGCCCAACCGGATCTAGGGACAGCAGAGAATCCTGGTAATAACACCATTCAGAATAATGGTCGCTACGATCTGTATAACGCCACCCGTAGCAATACCATTGTGGCTGTCGGCAATCAAATTAACCCACAGCGTATTTCTGGGCCTGTAGATTTTGTCGCAGCTGATGTGACAGGGGGCGGTCCTACGGCTTCGCAGTTTCCTGATGTGCAAGGTCACTGGGCACAAGCCTTTATTGGAGCTTTAGCTTCTCAGAATATTATTAGTGGCTTCCCTGATGGCACCTATCGTCCTTCAGCTCCCGTGACACGGGCTCAGTTCGCGGCCATTATCAACAAAGCGTTTAACCCTACCGCCCAGCGTGCTGCGATTAACTTTGTGGATGTCGGTCAAAGTTTCTGGGGCTACCAAGCGATACAAACTGCTTACCGGGGTGGGTTTCTGGCAGGGTATCCAGGTGGTGTATTTTTACCAGATCAACAAATTCCGAGAGTGCAAGTTTTGGTCTCTTTAGCGAATGGTCTGGGATACAGTGCCACGAATACCACTGCTCTGACTCGTTACTACACGGATGCAGCCCAAATCCCTAACTATGCGATCGCCCCTGTTACAGCCGCAACTCAGCGTAATATTGTCATCAACTACCCGACTCTCAATCAACTTAGCCCCAATCGGGAAGCAACTCGCGCCGAAGTGGCAGCTTTTGTCTATCAGGCATTAGTCAATTCTGGAAGAGTGCAGCCTATTACTTCGCCCTACGTGGTTATTGGTTCTCAACCGTAA
- a CDS encoding alpha/beta hydrolase, producing the protein MNLLTSKLRHALAVTITAGILLSSSSAIAAEQVVLKYKILREKISVQELTRLTETGVPSPALASYLKSAGKNPEDIRQPLTEDVRVKPLLLDRALNSWAGNVVLDQMSQAIHTPSNQANRQALRAAIILSATPDGKLTLLEVLQNYPTQEVEVEGDRLVTAYRQLSNLSGRLENLLNRGRFF; encoded by the coding sequence ATGAACTTACTCACTTCAAAATTGCGACATGCGCTGGCAGTAACTATCACCGCTGGCATATTGCTCAGTAGCTCTAGCGCGATCGCAGCAGAGCAAGTAGTACTGAAATATAAGATTTTAAGAGAAAAAATTTCTGTCCAAGAATTAACCAGGCTAACGGAAACAGGAGTTCCCTCCCCTGCTTTAGCGTCTTACTTGAAGTCAGCCGGAAAAAATCCAGAGGATATTCGTCAGCCTTTAACTGAAGATGTCAGAGTCAAACCCCTACTACTAGATCGGGCTTTAAACAGTTGGGCAGGCAATGTTGTGCTCGATCAGATGAGCCAAGCAATTCACACGCCCTCTAATCAAGCGAACCGCCAAGCTCTCCGAGCAGCAATTATTCTCTCTGCCACTCCGGACGGCAAGTTAACACTGCTGGAAGTGCTCCAAAATTATCCGACTCAAGAAGTTGAAGTCGAGGGCGATCGCCTAGTGACAGCCTACCGTCAATTGAGTAATTTGAGCGGTCGCCTCGAAAACTTGCTAAATCGAGGCCGCTTTTTCTAA
- a CDS encoding low-complexity tail membrane protein, whose amino-acid sequence MRSFWSEPYLWVHAAGAAVLPIFLELCLLGFAVGDPILPAGVEVGLVAAIGIAPLLWMQLFRPFNIFSLMVFALKPEKLTVDQRRILSLFKMQEGRVLAAVTPVFLVGVLWQLYRVAPVAASVAPFPATWRVAGLVLAAIAFLGCNLFLQVPVSVARILLLSEAEFAATEPYPADKIRRDFTAPGIQVNQILPPVFPETQSPGQAIAAGRVTTAMSLTEASPEPTTSDASATEVNDI is encoded by the coding sequence ATGCGCTCTTTTTGGTCAGAGCCTTATTTGTGGGTTCATGCTGCTGGAGCGGCAGTCTTGCCTATCTTTCTGGAACTTTGCCTACTGGGATTTGCCGTCGGAGATCCCATCCTGCCTGCTGGGGTAGAAGTTGGCTTAGTTGCGGCAATTGGCATTGCTCCTCTGCTGTGGATGCAACTGTTCCGTCCGTTCAACATTTTCAGTCTTATGGTGTTTGCGCTGAAACCAGAAAAATTAACTGTAGATCAGCGCCGCATTCTCAGCTTATTTAAGATGCAGGAAGGTCGCGTACTGGCTGCTGTCACACCAGTATTCTTAGTAGGGGTCTTGTGGCAACTCTATCGAGTCGCGCCTGTAGCTGCCAGCGTCGCTCCATTCCCAGCGACCTGGCGAGTTGCGGGTTTAGTGCTAGCCGCGATCGCCTTTTTGGGTTGTAACTTGTTTTTGCAAGTGCCAGTCAGTGTGGCTCGGATTTTATTACTGAGTGAAGCTGAATTTGCGGCAACCGAGCCTTACCCAGCTGACAAAATTCGACGAGACTTCACCGCTCCTGGCATTCAGGTAAACCAGATCTTGCCACCTGTCTTTCCAGAAACTCAGTCTCCAGGTCAGGCGATCGCGGCAGGCAGAGTAACCACTGCTATGTCTTTGACAGAGGCTTCCCCGGAGCCTACTACTTCCGACGCTAGTGCTACAGAAGTAAATGATATTTAA
- the infB gene encoding translation initiation factor IF-2, producing MNNSKVRIYELSKELNLDNRDILAVCEQLNISVKSHSSTITEDEAERIRAAAEKYTASHSSPPKPASASHIASAQARETAQVAGRKPQILEIRRPKAISPNQPLADNGNEAIPQATKPTPQPPTNQPLQTPVKPAAPSRPTRSAPESAAPVSIPSSEPVAELTPSAPSVGETDKPQVKRSPSPTEETAPRSRASHQPSIQPQLVAPPSRPAPPTTNRGPSNPANRIVLKRDRPERPEGETPSSGRPTESRVGQSPERRADAPERRERPAVGGGDNDERRPQPVTELRRPASPARPVRPTQPREGQPGGSGDRSGAGLQVERSQAPAGGGPIDELRRPTLPRNLKKGKSWEEEEEENAENAKAKAGPKAKRRSQPVLDDEDIEIEDLDIDGEEELDEDEDAPVQVSLSLARPAKPKSRPGQARPIAAAPTAPKSRKSSHRDRRDRREQEAKVERPTKITLTTGLTVQELASLLAVPETEIIRALFFKGIAANINQTLDVPTASMIAQEMEIEVEMAEKEAEARKVTEMLDASDLELLQRRPPVVTIMGHVDHGKTTLLDSIRKTKVAQGEAGGITQHIGAYHVDVTHEGKMQQVVFLDTPGHEAFTAMRARGARVTDIAILVVAADDGVRPQTIEAISHAKAAEVPIIVAINKIDKEGAQLDRVKNELMNYDLVPEEYGGDTIMVPVSAIKGENLDTLLEMILLVSEVEDLYANPDRSAKGTVIEAHLDKARGPVASMLIQNGTLRVGDTIVAGSALGKVRAMVDDRGQRVEAAGPSFAVEILGLGDVPAAGDDFEVFQDEKEARAVASAKTDQQRQSRLQQQALGARRITLNSLSAKAQEGELKELNLILKADVQGSVEAILGSLQQLPQNEVQVRVLLSAPGEVTETDVDLASASAAVIIGFNTTLASGARQAADAAGVDIREYNIIYKLLDDIQGAMEGLLEPEMVEEPLGQVEVRAVFPVGRGAVAGCYVLSGKAIRNCNARVRRGNNVIHEGILDSLKRMKEDAKEVNAGYECGVGMSSFHNWVEGDIIETFRMATKRRTLSAN from the coding sequence ATGAATAACAGCAAAGTTAGAATTTACGAGCTATCAAAGGAACTAAATTTGGATAACAGGGATATACTAGCCGTTTGCGAACAGCTAAATATTTCAGTTAAGAGCCATAGCAGCACGATCACAGAAGATGAGGCTGAGCGCATCCGTGCTGCCGCTGAAAAATATACAGCCAGCCACTCCTCTCCTCCAAAGCCAGCTTCAGCTAGCCACATTGCGAGTGCCCAGGCTAGGGAGACGGCCCAAGTGGCTGGTCGGAAGCCGCAGATTTTAGAAATTCGCAGACCCAAAGCGATTAGTCCCAATCAACCGCTCGCTGACAACGGGAATGAAGCAATTCCTCAAGCGACAAAACCTACTCCTCAACCTCCCACCAATCAACCCTTGCAAACTCCTGTTAAACCAGCGGCACCCAGTCGCCCCACTCGTTCTGCACCTGAAAGTGCTGCTCCTGTTTCTATTCCCAGTTCCGAGCCTGTGGCTGAACTGACCCCATCTGCCCCGTCTGTTGGTGAGACTGATAAGCCTCAAGTTAAACGTTCCCCTAGTCCTACGGAAGAAACGGCTCCTAGATCAAGGGCGAGCCATCAACCTAGCATTCAGCCACAATTGGTGGCACCACCCTCTAGACCAGCACCTCCGACGACAAATCGGGGTCCAAGTAATCCTGCCAATCGGATTGTCTTAAAGCGCGATCGCCCTGAGCGTCCTGAGGGTGAGACTCCGTCGTCGGGTCGCCCTACCGAATCTAGAGTTGGGCAAAGTCCAGAAAGACGTGCCGATGCTCCAGAACGGCGGGAGCGTCCAGCTGTAGGGGGCGGAGACAATGATGAGCGTCGTCCTCAGCCTGTGACTGAGCTGAGGCGTCCTGCCAGCCCTGCTAGACCTGTTCGTCCGACTCAGCCCCGTGAAGGTCAGCCAGGTGGATCTGGCGATCGCTCTGGAGCGGGTCTACAGGTAGAACGCTCACAAGCACCTGCTGGCGGAGGCCCCATCGATGAGCTTCGCCGTCCCACCTTACCTCGCAACTTGAAGAAAGGTAAGAGTTGGGAAGAGGAAGAAGAGGAAAACGCAGAAAACGCGAAGGCTAAAGCTGGCCCTAAAGCTAAGCGTCGGTCGCAACCTGTGCTTGATGACGAGGATATTGAAATTGAAGACCTCGACATTGATGGCGAAGAAGAATTGGATGAGGATGAGGATGCTCCTGTTCAAGTGAGTCTCTCTCTGGCGCGTCCCGCTAAGCCTAAATCTCGTCCAGGCCAAGCTAGACCTATTGCTGCTGCTCCAACCGCACCGAAGAGCAGAAAGTCAAGCCATCGCGATCGCCGCGATCGCCGCGAGCAAGAAGCCAAAGTTGAGCGTCCCACCAAGATTACTCTGACAACCGGACTAACGGTACAAGAGTTAGCCTCGCTTTTGGCAGTGCCAGAAACAGAAATCATCAGAGCCCTGTTCTTTAAAGGCATTGCTGCCAACATCAACCAAACCCTCGATGTTCCGACTGCGAGCATGATTGCTCAAGAAATGGAAATCGAAGTCGAGATGGCAGAGAAGGAGGCAGAAGCTCGGAAAGTTACCGAGATGCTGGATGCATCAGATTTAGAACTGTTGCAGCGGCGTCCTCCAGTAGTCACGATCATGGGTCACGTAGACCACGGGAAAACTACCTTGCTCGACTCCATCCGCAAAACCAAAGTGGCTCAGGGAGAAGCAGGCGGCATTACCCAACATATTGGTGCCTACCATGTTGACGTTACCCATGAAGGTAAGATGCAACAAGTAGTGTTCCTAGATACACCGGGTCACGAAGCCTTTACGGCGATGCGAGCTCGTGGTGCTAGAGTCACTGACATTGCCATTCTGGTCGTAGCTGCGGATGACGGCGTTCGTCCTCAGACTATTGAAGCCATCAGCCACGCTAAAGCGGCAGAAGTCCCAATTATTGTAGCCATCAACAAGATTGACAAAGAGGGCGCTCAGCTCGATCGCGTCAAGAATGAGTTGATGAACTACGACCTCGTACCAGAAGAGTATGGTGGTGACACCATCATGGTTCCGGTCAGCGCGATTAAGGGGGAAAACTTAGATACCTTGCTAGAAATGATTCTGCTGGTGTCAGAGGTAGAAGATCTCTATGCCAACCCAGATCGCTCGGCTAAAGGAACAGTCATCGAAGCCCACCTCGATAAAGCTCGTGGTCCGGTTGCTTCCATGCTGATTCAGAATGGTACCCTCCGGGTGGGAGACACCATTGTTGCAGGTTCAGCCCTAGGCAAAGTCCGGGCAATGGTAGACGATCGCGGGCAGCGAGTCGAGGCAGCAGGTCCATCCTTTGCTGTAGAAATTCTAGGTCTAGGAGACGTTCCTGCTGCGGGTGATGACTTTGAAGTCTTCCAAGATGAGAAAGAAGCAAGAGCGGTAGCTTCGGCTAAGACCGATCAGCAACGTCAATCTCGTTTACAGCAGCAAGCCCTCGGTGCTCGTCGGATTACTCTCAACTCCTTGTCCGCTAAGGCTCAAGAAGGCGAACTGAAGGAGCTCAACCTGATTCTGAAGGCGGATGTGCAAGGGTCAGTAGAAGCAATTCTTGGATCGCTGCAACAACTGCCTCAAAACGAAGTACAGGTTCGGGTGCTGTTATCGGCACCGGGAGAGGTTACAGAGACTGACGTTGACTTGGCTTCAGCGAGTGCTGCCGTGATTATTGGGTTTAATACCACTCTGGCGAGCGGTGCGAGACAAGCTGCTGACGCAGCAGGTGTTGATATTCGCGAGTACAACATCATCTATAAGCTCTTGGATGATATCCAAGGGGCGATGGAAGGTCTCCTAGAACCAGAAATGGTCGAAGAACCGCTGGGGCAGGTGGAAGTTCGGGCTGTCTTCCCCGTTGGCAGAGGTGCAGTTGCAGGTTGCTATGTCCTCTCTGGCAAGGCAATTCGTAACTGTAATGCGCGGGTTCGCCGAGGCAACAACGTCATTCACGAGGGCATCCTAGACTCGCTCAAGCGGATGAAGGAAGATGCCAAGGAAGTCAATGCTGGCTACGAATGCGGTGTTGGCATGAGTAGTTTCCACAACTGGGTCGAAGGGGACATCATTGAAACCTTCCGGATGGCGACGAAGCGCCGGACCTTGTCGGCTAACTAA
- a CDS encoding YlxR family protein: MKPNYRRCTSCRKVAPKEDFWRIVRVHPSQTVQLDQGMGRSAYLCPEVQCLQAAQKKNRLGRSLKAFVSAELYQTLEQRLAKADEVNGLKLNRALE, from the coding sequence ATGAAGCCTAACTATCGTCGATGCACTAGTTGTCGTAAAGTTGCTCCTAAAGAAGATTTCTGGCGTATTGTACGGGTGCATCCATCACAAACAGTACAATTGGATCAGGGCATGGGGCGTTCTGCTTACCTGTGTCCTGAGGTTCAGTGCTTGCAAGCGGCCCAGAAAAAAAATCGACTGGGGCGATCGCTGAAAGCCTTTGTATCAGCTGAGTTATACCAAACCTTAGAGCAGCGTTTGGCAAAAGCTGATGAAGTCAATGGACTAAAACTAAATCGCGCTCTAGAATGA